A region of Prochlorococcus marinus subsp. pastoris str. CCMP1986 DNA encodes the following proteins:
- a CDS encoding alpha/beta hydrolase encodes MKFSKSLFPRIFLILFINQIFFNVPKAQSAEKIKIIYSIFSRTVTVDSLKTFAESGNSSKSLRKILNATDSSDEKIQSILNNEFEIPITIASKLVYSEIGNVFLNRLSSILHTPNTNDERTGMLALRSSIIKGLYTGNGKINLVSFFESYPTKTVILNVNALSKVMNKVQSISELLDFFTSKPLEKIKTIK; translated from the coding sequence ATGAAATTTTCAAAAAGTTTATTTCCTAGAATTTTTTTAATATTATTTATTAATCAAATATTTTTTAATGTTCCAAAAGCTCAATCTGCGGAAAAAATTAAAATTATATACAGTATTTTTTCAAGAACAGTAACTGTCGATTCTTTAAAAACTTTCGCTGAAAGCGGTAATTCATCAAAATCATTAAGAAAAATTTTAAATGCAACTGATTCTTCAGATGAAAAGATTCAATCAATATTAAATAACGAATTTGAAATACCTATAACTATTGCAAGTAAATTAGTATATTCCGAAATAGGTAATGTTTTTTTAAATAGACTTTCATCTATACTTCACACCCCTAACACCAATGATGAAAGAACAGGTATGTTAGCCCTCAGATCTAGTATTATAAAAGGTTTATATACTGGGAACGGAAAAATAAATCTTGTAAGTTTTTTTGAAAGTTATCCAACTAAAACTGTTATTTTAAACGTAAACGCTTTGAGTAAAGTTATGAATAAAGTACAATCAATATCAGAATTATTAGATTTCTTTACTAGCAAGCCCTTAGAAAAGATCAAAACAATTAAGTAA